In one Polaribacter sp. ALD11 genomic region, the following are encoded:
- a CDS encoding ATP-dependent DNA helicase RecQ, giving the protein MISSPEKIIEQYWGFTSFRAPQKEIITCVLENRDTIALLPTGGGKSICFQVPALVKEGVCIVISPLIALMQDQVENLKKRDIKAVTIPSGSSQDEIVTLFDKIKFGRVKFLYLSPERLQSTLIQQKLKELNVNLVAIDEAHCISEWGHDFRPSYRNINVLKEILPQVNFIALTATANKKVLADISNNLQLTNHKTFKKSFYRENLAYQVFKIEDKLDRLLQIFTKTKVPAIIYVNSRKKTEEIANFLKANQFKSTFYHAGLTIIEKQTAFNDWMTEKTPIIVATNAFGMGIDKPNVGLVIHYNLPTSIENYVQETGRAGRNEKKSFGVLLYNEHDIYLHKQQTENSIPSILEVKEVHKKLYQHFRIANGELLEETFSFNFFEFCKKYSFQVLKTDVILKLLVNYGIIELNNSFNKKSTLKIIGTHYSILNFSRNDAYFKNFINVLLRTYGGLFEDEIKINEFFLAKKASITSTQVIKNLEILEAQNLVEYNQSNSNISLNFLLPREDDKTINRFSKEIKQFLFLKKEKAANFINFITNNKVCRSAQLLAYFDEKAKTTCGICDVCIGNKKRNTKNLSLEIVVLLREKEQLSSKEISRLLNTFEKDILIHLQALLSEDKVTINNQNKFQLKI; this is encoded by the coding sequence ATGATTAGTTCGCCAGAAAAAATAATAGAACAATATTGGGGCTTTACTTCTTTTAGAGCGCCTCAAAAGGAAATTATTACTTGCGTTTTAGAAAATAGAGATACAATTGCTTTATTGCCAACTGGAGGTGGAAAATCTATTTGTTTTCAAGTTCCTGCATTAGTAAAAGAAGGTGTTTGCATTGTAATTTCGCCATTAATTGCTTTGATGCAAGATCAAGTAGAAAACCTTAAAAAAAGAGATATTAAGGCAGTTACAATTCCGTCTGGCAGCAGTCAAGATGAAATTGTAACCCTTTTTGATAAAATTAAATTCGGACGCGTTAAGTTCTTATATCTCTCTCCAGAAAGGTTACAATCTACTTTAATTCAACAAAAACTAAAGGAATTAAATGTAAATTTAGTTGCAATTGATGAAGCCCATTGTATCTCTGAATGGGGACATGATTTTAGACCTTCCTACAGAAATATTAACGTTTTAAAAGAAATCTTACCCCAAGTAAATTTTATAGCTTTAACGGCTACAGCAAACAAAAAAGTGCTGGCAGATATTTCTAACAACTTACAGCTTACCAATCATAAAACATTTAAAAAGTCTTTTTACAGAGAAAACTTAGCATACCAAGTTTTTAAAATTGAAGACAAGTTAGATCGATTGCTTCAAATTTTCACAAAAACCAAAGTACCAGCAATTATTTATGTAAATTCAAGAAAGAAAACAGAAGAAATTGCCAACTTTTTAAAAGCGAATCAGTTTAAAAGCACTTTTTATCATGCGGGTTTAACAATCATAGAAAAACAAACTGCTTTTAACGATTGGATGACTGAAAAGACCCCAATTATTGTTGCTACCAATGCCTTTGGTATGGGAATTGACAAACCCAACGTTGGTTTGGTAATTCATTATAACTTACCAACAAGCATCGAAAATTATGTGCAAGAAACTGGAAGAGCCGGCAGAAATGAAAAAAAATCGTTCGGAGTTTTACTTTACAATGAGCACGATATTTATTTACACAAACAACAAACAGAGAATTCGATACCATCAATTTTAGAGGTTAAAGAAGTTCATAAAAAACTATACCAACATTTTAGAATTGCAAACGGAGAACTTCTTGAAGAAACCTTCTCTTTTAATTTCTTTGAATTTTGTAAAAAATATAGTTTTCAAGTTTTAAAAACGGACGTAATTCTTAAATTATTAGTTAATTACGGTATTATAGAATTAAATAATAGCTTCAACAAAAAATCGACTTTAAAAATAATAGGAACGCATTATTCTATTTTAAATTTCTCTAGAAATGACGCTTATTTCAAGAATTTTATAAATGTACTTTTAAGAACATACGGTGGTCTTTTTGAAGATGAAATAAAAATAAATGAATTTTTTCTAGCTAAAAAAGCAAGTATCACTTCCACACAAGTTATTAAAAATTTAGAAATATTAGAAGCTCAAAATTTAGTGGAATACAACCAATCTAACAGCAATATCTCACTAAACTTCTTATTGCCTAGAGAAGACGATAAAACAATTAACCGATTTTCTAAAGAAATAAAACAATTCTTATTTTTAAAGAAAGAGAAAGCCGCTAATTTTATAAACTTTATAACTAATAATAAAGTTTGTAGAAGTGCACAGTTACTTGCTTATTTTGATGAAAAAGCAAAAACAACCTGTGGTATTTGCGATGTTTGTATTGGTAACAAAAAAAGGAATACTAAAAACCTTTCTTTAGAAATAGTTGTACTTTTAAGAGAAAAAGAACAACTATCTTCTAAAGAAATTAGCCGTCTTTTAAATACGTTTGAAAAAGACATTTTAATACATTTGCAGGCTTTGTTGTCGGAAGATAAAGTAACAATTAATAATCAGAATAAATTTCAACTAAAAATATAA
- the fmt gene encoding methionyl-tRNA formyltransferase, translating into MRDLRIVFMGTPDFAVAILKRLVENNYTIAGVITAPDKPAGRGRKLNESAVKKYAKSQDLTVLQPTNLKNDGFLQELKALNANLQIVVAFRMLPKVVWQMPQFGTFNLHASLLPEYRGAAPIHWAIINGETKTGVTSFFIDDKIDTGEIILQEEIAVLSDETVGTLHDKLMHLGAELVSKTIDYISEGEIKTTKQPDLEEKSAPKLNSENTRIDWADSLENIYNKIRGLNPFPAAWTMINNNDEEVSAKIYAIKKEREDHNFSFGKIIATKKELKVAVSKGYIIIDEIKLSGKKKMDAKSLLNGYSFSSDAKMI; encoded by the coding sequence ATGAGAGATTTGCGCATCGTTTTTATGGGAACTCCAGATTTTGCAGTAGCCATTTTAAAACGTTTAGTAGAAAATAACTATACAATTGCTGGTGTAATTACTGCACCAGACAAACCTGCAGGAAGAGGAAGAAAACTAAACGAGTCTGCAGTAAAAAAATATGCAAAATCTCAAGACCTTACCGTTCTTCAACCAACCAATTTAAAGAATGACGGTTTTTTACAAGAATTAAAAGCATTAAATGCCAATTTACAAATTGTAGTCGCCTTTAGAATGTTGCCAAAAGTAGTTTGGCAAATGCCCCAATTTGGTACGTTTAACTTACACGCATCTTTATTACCCGAATACAGAGGAGCCGCCCCCATACATTGGGCTATAATTAATGGAGAAACAAAAACAGGTGTTACTAGTTTCTTTATTGATGATAAAATTGATACTGGTGAAATTATTCTACAAGAAGAAATTGCTGTTCTTTCTGACGAAACCGTAGGTACTTTACATGACAAATTAATGCACTTAGGTGCTGAATTGGTTTCTAAAACGATAGACTATATAAGTGAAGGTGAAATTAAAACTACAAAACAGCCAGATTTAGAAGAAAAATCTGCGCCCAAACTGAATTCTGAAAATACGAGAATTGATTGGGCTGATTCTTTAGAAAACATCTATAATAAGATTCGTGGATTAAATCCTTTTCCTGCAGCTTGGACAATGATTAATAATAATGACGAAGAAGTTTCTGCTAAGATATATGCCATTAAAAAAGAAAGAGAAGACCATAATTTTTCTTTTGGAAAAATAATTGCGACCAAAAAAGAGTTGAAAGTCGCTGTCTCTAAAGGATACATTATAATAGACGAAATTAAACTTTCTGGTAAGAAGAAAATGGATGCAAAAAGTTTGCTAAATGGCTATTCTTTTTCGTCAGATGCAAAAATGATCTAA
- a CDS encoding YqgE/AlgH family protein — MFKLPPKKGRLLVAEPSILNDNSFNRAIVLLTEHTDNNSVGFILNKPLEYSINDLLPDIDCSFNIYQGGPVEQDNLYFVHRIPQLLDDSVEVANGVFWGGNFKQLKNLLNEGLLAASDIRFFLGYSGWDKNQLTQELKENSWFVAENDFDNIFSNDEESLWKNKLLQKGGNYKIWSNAPNDFNLN, encoded by the coding sequence ATGTTTAAACTCCCCCCTAAGAAAGGTAGATTATTAGTTGCAGAACCGTCTATTTTAAATGATAACTCATTTAATAGAGCAATCGTTTTGTTAACAGAACACACAGATAATAATTCGGTAGGCTTTATTTTAAATAAACCTTTAGAATATAGTATTAACGACCTATTGCCAGATATAGATTGTTCTTTTAATATTTATCAAGGTGGTCCAGTAGAACAAGATAATTTATACTTTGTTCATAGAATACCCCAACTCTTAGACGACAGTGTGGAAGTTGCAAATGGCGTTTTTTGGGGAGGAAACTTTAAACAACTTAAAAACCTATTAAATGAAGGACTCTTAGCAGCCTCTGATATTCGATTTTTCTTAGGATATTCTGGCTGGGACAAAAATCAACTCACACAAGAACTAAAAGAGAACTCCTGGTTTGTTGCAGAAAATGATTTTGATAATATTTTTTCTAATGATGAAGAAAGCTTATGGAAAAACAAATTACTTCAAAAAGGAGGAAATTATAAAATTTGGTCAAATGCACCAAATGATTTTAATCTAAATTAA
- a CDS encoding HU family DNA-binding protein produces the protein MNKSDLIDAMAADAGISKVAAKAALESFTDNVTSSLKKGDKVALVGFGTFSVSNRAARTGRNPQTGKAIEIAAKNVAKFKAGAGLSDAVN, from the coding sequence ATGAACAAATCAGATTTAATCGATGCAATGGCTGCTGACGCAGGAATTTCTAAAGTAGCGGCTAAAGCGGCTTTAGAGTCTTTTACAGATAACGTAACTTCTTCTTTAAAAAAAGGTGATAAGGTTGCATTAGTTGGTTTCGGAACTTTCTCTGTATCTAACAGAGCTGCAAGAACTGGTAGAAATCCTCAAACAGGAAAAGCTATTGAAATTGCTGCTAAAAATGTAGCTAAATTTAAAGCTGGAGCTGGATTAAGCGATGCTGTAAACTAA
- a CDS encoding aminotransferase class IV → MINFNGELLFKENVQLTTDNRGFKYGDGIFETIKVVNKKVIFWEDHYFRLMASMRMLRMKIPMEFTLEFLEKEVLKTVAVLEDVSTFRVRLNVFRKDGGLYTPKTNEIDYFIEATALNYQTKTTYEIDVFKDFYNYSGLLSTIKTNNRMINTLASIYANENDLNNCVLVNERKGVVEVTNGNIFIVKDNVVKTPALTEGCIKGIVRSKVIEILTKNKDFTIEETTISPFEIQKADEVFITNAIVGIQAVTKYKKKSFTTELANKLHANLKVLQIAGI, encoded by the coding sequence ATGATTAATTTTAACGGTGAATTATTATTTAAAGAAAACGTACAATTAACTACAGATAATAGAGGGTTTAAATACGGTGACGGAATCTTCGAAACGATTAAAGTAGTAAATAAAAAAGTAATTTTTTGGGAAGATCATTATTTTAGATTAATGGCTTCTATGAGAATGTTACGTATGAAAATTCCTATGGAGTTTACATTAGAATTTTTAGAAAAGGAAGTTTTAAAAACTGTTGCTGTTTTAGAGGATGTTTCTACTTTTAGAGTTCGTTTAAATGTTTTTAGAAAAGATGGAGGTTTATACACACCAAAAACAAATGAAATTGATTATTTTATTGAAGCTACAGCATTAAACTATCAAACGAAAACAACCTATGAGATAGATGTTTTTAAAGATTTTTATAATTATTCTGGCTTGTTATCAACTATAAAAACAAACAATAGAATGATTAATACATTGGCAAGTATTTATGCGAATGAGAATGACTTAAATAATTGTGTTTTAGTAAATGAGCGTAAAGGTGTGGTAGAGGTTACCAATGGAAATATATTTATTGTTAAAGATAATGTAGTTAAAACACCAGCCTTAACAGAAGGCTGTATTAAAGGAATTGTTAGAAGTAAGGTGATCGAAATTCTAACTAAAAATAAAGACTTTACAATTGAGGAAACAACTATTTCTCCTTTTGAAATACAGAAAGCAGATGAAGTTTTTATTACAAATGCAATTGTTGGTATTCAGGCAGTTACTAAATATAAAAAGAAGTCTTTTACCACAGAACTAGCAAATAAGTTACACGCTAACTTAAAAGTTTTACAGATAGCAGGTATTTAA